GATGACAAATGGCATGACCATTTGGATGCCTTCTTTTGAGTAATAATAACTATACTAAGTGGATTAATGAATATTAAGTTATCTAGGAACTAACGAGGAATAaatgtaaatatttaaatatatattggaTGATTGTGATGAAGAATGAAATAATCCAATGACTCTAATTTTGTAAGTGTTGTGGCCCAATACATATTAAACTTTTGGTGCTAACTACAtagcatatatagatttgtaatACAAACTACAATTGTCATAATACAACTGGCCTAATCAACGACGTCCACGGCCACGTCATTCTAGCCTCTTTATAATATAGTACATCCAACTAGTATTGGtataataaatactccctccgttttaagaCTTTTTTATTAGTGAAACTTTGTTATGTTAcgtttgatcaaattttcatctaaaacatcaaattagttttattaaatttaatattggatatattttgataatatatttgttttgcatAAGTTTGTTGAAACTTGTACAAATCGAATTTGGTCCTATATATTTGTagaatgatatattttatattaatctatatttttaattttttgtaattttttaataactatttagatggcaTACAAGCAACGAGGGGACATCCGCTTGAGAAATAAAAATCCACATCCACTAGGAACTTctattagcatatatatttgttaGAGATGTTACACGAGTTCCTCAGCAGCTATTCTGCTGATCATTTCCATTCATGTGTCTCACTCTTGCAATTAATCGTTACTATAGGACCCAATAATTTCGTCAATacatattactacctccatttcaaattaatctacatatttcataggtacactaaAAAGCTAATAACtatctcatactatatttactcttgcaacaaactcaatgcatacACCATCctcactatttcctagccaatagcaaatcaagatattccACGTGGGTTATAAATAATTGTGTGTATGGATgcatggcaacatatcctatgcacacaggccctcacgtgtacacacgtgcacaccaactaaaaaatatcaccaaaaaatctagaaaaaatcatacacatactttcagttgtattacacctagggttaaaatcttaacatcaaattcattatattttagccgtaacaaaaaaacaaaaaatctaacagttttaaggttgcaattttgttagaattttatcttttttgttattctctatgtagaattaatttgaagatgcgactttgcacgtagatgtaatactattgaaagtacatgtatgaattttcctagaattttttgtgataatttttagttggtgtacacggtgtgtacacgcgagtgcctgtgtgtataggatacgctcccatggATGCAtacatcaatgtccatttactccaatgcacaaataacgaatagacttaatgaatgaacacaaatatatagattatttagaaaaaacctgaaaaaaactgtataaaaatcaatttgaaatggagggagtactcccaGTAAAACCGTCGATTTAATGGACGATATACTATGTTGCAGAAATATAATTCAATTGTTACACGAAAATCACCGGCCGTAAATTGTTTGAGTTCGTGGAGTCGCGAAGACGTGCGTCCATGGCAGAGCAAGATCACGCCATTGTTGATCTGAAGCCACCACGCTTGCTCCTcgcggagaagaagaaggcggcggcgtccctCCTCGCCGTGCCGGCGTTGACGACGGCGGGGCAGCCGTCGCGATCCTTCTCCATCTGCACGCACGACCTGCAGTAGTACgcatccgccaccgccgccgcacctccttctccggcgccggcgccgcacaCCAGGCACCTCTCGCTGCGGGagccgtgcccgccgccgccgccgctgcagccgtCGCAGACgcgggccggcgcggcgggccgCACCATGGAGTCGCAGGCGACGCAGCGGCCGTCGTGCGCCGCGCAgacgcggccgacggcggcgcccggcTGCCGCGAGCACCTCACGAGGTCGGCCTGGTGCTTCGCCATTGCCGTTACTTGTACGGAGGTTAACGGATGGAAGCAGCTTGAGGAGGTACTTATTATGGCGCGAAAAGTTCTTGGAGGGCAAGAAAATTTGGCGCGAAGGTTGCGTGTGAGTTTGGCCGGGGTCAGCGACCGGTCAAACTGGCGGCTAGATCTCCCACCGACCGTTGGATAGGTCGGTTCGCTTTCGCTGACCAGTCAAGATCGACGGTAGAGTGCGTGCTCCCTGTTGCCGCCTCGCGAAAGGAATAACGGCTaagattttttctttctttatctttACCAAGGTAAGTTTACTTCGTATTTTGATGCCAAGTTGCCAACTAATATTAAACGTACttattttcaatttaaatttagtgagatatctctatctctactattataaaaactacATATGTTTTTACTGGTACTTCAGTACATCATCCGCGTATGATTtggttttttaagtttgttcgctttacGAAATATAGAAGGATCGTTTGTCGAAATACATATGCGTATTCGAGtcgtttttaaattcgttcgcttttagaaatacaggaggtgtcatataagaaatatctTAAAAAATCGCAATCTAAAAATATCTCATAActgcaactcatgattttctaaaaatataaatatccaagcgaattcccacgatgaattttatattaactaaatcatataaaaataattcaaaataaGCTTCAACCATTGTaacacacgggcatttttttctagtaatatatAAGAATGACTTGATTGCTTTTCTTATACTTTGTTTAGTCCTCCTTTGATAAAATCAGGATTTTTAAGTAATTTCTCTGCTAAACCTATGgtaacaaaacaaatatgcCCTGGCAGCCACCAGAAGCAAACACACAGAACATGTAGCTCAGGTGATGCACTGAAATAAATCAGCTCCTCCCCATTTCATCTCTCCCTTCCAGACACATTTGCGCAGCAATACAAAGGTAGTTACCATGCTGCTACTCATACCAACAAGAAATTGGGACTAGCAAGTTCACCTCACATCGACGAAAATCAAACCAATGCAACCAACGAATAATATACAAAGTAAACCTCAAAATAGGCACAACACGTACTGATGATTCACGGCTCGCGGTTCGGACCTGCGCAACACCCGTGTTAGGAACTCAAGTGGGCCTCATAATGGGCCAGTTCTAACGCAAGCATTGGCCCAAGCCAACCTAATTGGAGAGGCAACAAAAGCAGCAACAACGTTGCAGGGAATTTGAACGGATCAATCGGCGAGCTGAAGCTCTCTGTGGGGATGCGGCAGCCTAGGAGGCAAGTGGGGCACCCTTGTCCGATCTCTCTTCCCTATCTCTCCTCCTACCTCCAGCATCCTCTCTTAGTTCTACAAGCTCCTGGAATACTCTATTTCATAGTTTCGTCTTCTTCATTTTTTCCCAAACACTTGCTGCTGCTTGTATGGTATATTCTTCTTATTAAATCAAAAGAAGTGGGCTTGGAATGGGGAACACGAGTGGATAGGCACATAGAGAATAGTTGGGTGAACTACCCAAGGCAGAatgatgttttattttctttaactcATTATTTTTGGGCTCATATAACAGATATCCAAACTAGGAGTAACTTAAAACcctcccttaaaaaaaaggtaaaatcaTAATTACAGTGTAAAGCAGATATGTGGATGTTTTTATTTTACGAATTTCCGTTGTTGGTGTGCTGGAACACATATcaatcccgttgcaacgcacagacACCTAAGGGTGTGTACAATTGAAGCCACTGGTACCAATGACAGTGGTCTCAACATGCTAAATAGGATAAGACCACATGAAATTCACACAATCTACAACGGAGACCACCGTTGAGTATATTTTCCATTTATCTACAACGAAGACCACCGTTGAGTATAGTTTTTGTTATAGCCTTTGGTTATTTATGTGTCAGTACCAAGTTATTGAATCAATTAGAAATTTTATATTTCGGaccttataacaacaaaaagaaatagatAGATACCACTAAACTTCACATGGACCCACTGTAAGCCTctccaccttttcttttttctcacctaccccactctctctctctctcttccctcgaTTCCCCACCGGCCACCAAAACTAATCCACGACTTctcgccgttgccgcctccTCTTTCACCACCAAATCGCTGCCTCTTCTTCTGACGCCCACAGCGCtgcctctcccccctcctccccatccaccaCTGTGCCATTATTCTCCCCCTTTCTCCCCCTCCCcattctcctcctccccatccactGCCATGTCGCGCTTTCCCACCACcattctcctcctccccatccaccaCATCAAACTTCGAGGACGGCTCTCcccctttcctcctctccccgtccgccgccgcgctgctctccccctctccttctctttgGGCGATGGCGGTAGATCTGGCCGCGTCTGTCGGCTtctcccctcccatccccttCTTGCGGCGGTCGAGGGGCCACCGGCGGTAGCGGATCCAACCACGAGCTGGCTAAATCCATGCGCGACCTCATTGGATCTACGACACTGGTGAACGGCGAAGACCTTGGCAGCGGCGGCTTGGAGCGGTGACGCGACCTAATCGGCGACGTGGAGCGGCAACGCgacctcggtggcggcggcgagctgtgaTGACCACCACGGCAAGTTCTCTTCAACCTGTCTTTTTCCCCAAGCGTTTCACGAGGCTACGGTTCTCCCAAACACATGGCTCCGAGCAGTGATTTCGCACCTCCCAAGCTGAACCGCGCTGAGGCAACTGTGACCTCTGCAGGCATGGCAAGAGTTCATGTAACCACAGTCCCCACTGTCACGGGTGCTCAGATCTGACATGGAGGGTTGAGACCACTGTCCACTGTGGTACATTGTACATGGCCTAACTAGTAAGAAAACAAAGAGGTCACTTAAGTCTTTATTCTTGGCTAGGCATACATTTGTGCAGCTCCACATAGCGATCGAGTGATGACGATATGCAACTTTTGCATGGACTCAAATTGCAGTGCAATGCACACGTGCACTgtgcaaacaaataaaaaggcTACTAAGCCTAATAGGGCTGGAGAAGCGGCGGGATGCTCTGCTCGTTGCGGAAGTAGTCGCCGGGATCCACCCTCCCCTtcaccgccgccagccgccggaaATTCCCCATGAAATACCTCTCCCCCCAGCTCCTCGCGCTCTCGTACTCCGTcacgccgccgaccaccgcgtTCTCGCCTATGTCAAGGTCACGGTAGTTCACGAACGCCTCCCTGGGGTTGCCGCTCActgccgcctccatcgccgcgtACAGCGCGTccagccaccgcctcgccgccgccgagctctccCCCTCGGCGTCGCCCCACCAGAACACGCCGTACTGGATGTTGTACAGCACGCCGGCGCGGTGCGGGTAGGGCGTGGCCATGTCAGGGATCACGGCGCCGACCACGCCGCCGTGGGGCTCGAGGATGAGGACGCCGGCGTTGTTGCTGGCGAGGTGGTCGGAGAAGAGGGCGGACCACGCGGCGGCGCCCATGGGGCGGCGGACGTAGTCGGACTTGCTCTTGACGTAGGTGCCGAGGTTGTTGGTGCGGCGGAGCATGCCCTCCggcgccgcgtcggcggcgcccaGGCTGATGAACGCCATGGCGCGGAGCCAGGTGAGGTCGTGGCAGTCGGAGGCTGTCATGCCGAGCTCCGGGAAGTAGGCGTgcatggtggcggcgaggcgggcgcagccgccgccgccgaggtagAGGCACTGGAACAGCGCCGTCCGGCCCTGGAGGACGACGCGGATGGTGAGATCCGGGAGGAACGGCTGGAGGATGAGTGTCTCCCACTTGgcgagcagggcggcggcgtcgccgccgccgccgtcgccggcggtctTGGCGATGGTGAACACCGCCACCGTGGGCGGGACCATCGAGAGCTTCAGCCGCCACGACACCACCACCCCgaagctctcgccgccgccgccgcggatcgCCCAGAAGAGGTCCTCCCCCATGCGTCCCCTGTCGaggagctcgccgtcggcgtTCACGATCATGGCGTCGAGCACGTTGTCGGCGCCGATCCCGAACTTGCGCATCATGAGCCCgatcccgccgccgctgaggtagccgccgacgccgaccgtCGAGCAGGCCCCGCCGGGGAACGCGAACCCGGGGTTGGCCGTCCCGACGGCGTAGTAGAGCTCCCCGAGCGTGGCGCCGGAGTCCACCCACGccgtggcgtcgccggcgcggacGCGCACGGCGCGGAGCCCGGCGAGGTCGAGCACGGCGAACGTCTCGGCGCGCACGGCGCGGTACGAGAGGCCCTCGTAGTCGTGCCCGCCGCTGCGCACGCGGAGGCGGACGCCGCTCCGGCGGCCGCACCGCACGGCGGCCTGGACGTGGGACGCGTCGGACGCCGCCACGATGCAGGCGGGCCGCACCGTGGCGTTCGTCACGAACCTGGGGTTCTGCACGGACGAGGTGAGCTCCGCCATGAACCCGCTCGAGCTCTGCGTGAACACTTGCTCCGCGGGAATCTTGCCGGAGAGGCACCGGAGGAAGTCGTCGATGggggacgacgccgacgacgaacgGAGGAGGAAGACATTGTTGCTACAGGTGAAGCACAGGAAGATGATCGCGAGTGCTACGTTGCCACCACGCATGGTGGCCGCCATTGATCGAGCTTGGATTCTTGATGGTTAGTTAAGCTACAAGTGTTTGAGCTAAGCTAGCTGATAATGGCGAGCTTTGATGAGGACGCAGGCAGCAGTATATAAGGTGATTGCTTGCACCCTGTAGACGTGCTAGCGTACTACGTGTAGTAACATTTGAGTTGTGACTTAGAAAGAATAGACAAATGCCATGCTAAGTATTTCAGTTAGTGTCTACTCTTATGTATCCGTACTGATAGTGTATCACCGTGCGCGTGTCATGTGCAGAAGTTTTGTAGTACTCAGGCATATGTACAGATGGTATGGTGGTGTAGTCATAAGTATACAGAAATATTacaattaacatatatatacttggaATGGAATTGTTTAATTATATGCCTAACATCAACATGATAGCTAGGTACTAGACTCTGATACTTATGGGTGTCGTGTAAGACTCGGGTAATAGTActataaggaaaaagtacaaaatacCCCCTGAACAAtcacggtcgaccgaattaccccctgaacccgaaaaccagacattgctcaccctaaactttcaataccggacaaattatCTCCCTGGACTCAATCTAGaacggttttgtcctacgtagTGTACGCGTGGCAaaccagtcagcattttcttatttaaaaaattgtgggacccacctgccaTACCTCCtattcccctcttcctctctttctcttctctcttctctgtcTCACGGGGTGTTACAGGGGCGGGAGGTGGGCGGCAGCGCAAGCAACGACTGGGTGGCGAGCGACAGCAGCGGGCGCGGCTGGATGGCATCCATGGAGGAGTCCCTGGAGGGCAcgagcggcggggaggagctcTAGCGTGGGCGCCGACGACGGTGGAACCCCCAATCAGCAGCGGGTGGCACGGAGGATGCCCGGGTACCGGCGGGCGCCCATCTCCCCGCCCGTCCCCCTGCGACGCTGCCTACCGCAcgtcccccgcgccgccgcccaccgcccgtccGCATCCGCCTGCCCGAGCACATgtatgggagagagagagagagagagaacgcgACCGAGGAGAGGGAGACCGGGAAGTAAGAGAGATGAAAGCCGAGGAGCGCGGCAGTGACATGGGTGGGGGATGgagaatggaatggaatgggtTCATGGGCACGGTAGAGGGGGAACGAATCGCCACCTAGCGCCACTGCCTCCTCGTTTCACgcagccgcctcgcctcgcgccgccgctcgccacccagCCGCTTCTCGCGCCTGCCCCCTACGCCGCCCCGTGACTCCgtgagagagagtgagtgaagagagagagagaggggaagaggggaagggtaggtatgacatgtgggtcccactattttttaaaaagaaaatgctgactgaattgccacgcgtacgccacgtaggacaaaaccgctctgaattAGGTCAAGGGGATAATTCATCCGGTATTGAAAGTCCAGGGTGAGTaatgtctggttttgtagttcagGGGAGTAATTCGGtcaaccgcgatagttcggagggtaattcatactttttcctagtGCTAATATCTAAGGTATTGTGTTGACATTAGCATGGTATCTTATTTATCAGAACCTTATACATGTGGATATCATGTGTAGTATTAACTAGGTTACAAGTTGACGTTAGTATGATGTCAGGACAAAGCATTTCGTTTGACTAATGGTACA
The nucleotide sequence above comes from Oryza glaberrima chromosome 11, OglaRS2, whole genome shotgun sequence. Encoded proteins:
- the LOC127755476 gene encoding PHD finger-like domain-containing protein 5A; the encoded protein is MAKHQADLVRCSRQPGAAVGRVCAAHDGRCVACDSMVRPAAPARVCDGCSGGGGGHGSRSERCLVCGAGAGEGGAAAVADAYYCRSCVQMEKDRDGCPAVVNAGTARRDAAAFFFSARSKRGGFRSTMA
- the LOC127755317 gene encoding berberine bridge enzyme-like Cyn d 4, which translates into the protein MAATMRGGNVALAIIFLCFTCSNNVFLLRSSSASSPIDDFLRCLSGKIPAEQVFTQSSSGFMAELTSSVQNPRFVTNATVRPACIVAASDASHVQAAVRCGRRSGVRLRVRSGGHDYEGLSYRAVRAETFAVLDLAGLRAVRVRAGDATAWVDSGATLGELYYAVGTANPGFAFPGGACSTVGVGGYLSGGGIGLMMRKFGIGADNVLDAMIVNADGELLDRGRMGEDLFWAIRGGGGESFGVVVSWRLKLSMVPPTVAVFTIAKTAGDGGGGDAAALLAKWETLILQPFLPDLTIRVVLQGRTALFQCLYLGGGGCARLAATMHAYFPELGMTASDCHDLTWLRAMAFISLGAADAAPEGMLRRTNNLGTYVKSKSDYVRRPMGAAAWSALFSDHLASNNAGVLILEPHGGVVGAVIPDMATPYPHRAGVLYNIQYGVFWWGDAEGESSAAARRWLDALYAAMEAAVSGNPREAFVNYRDLDIGENAVVGGVTEYESARSWGERYFMGNFRRLAAVKGRVDPGDYFRNEQSIPPLLQPY